In Halogeometricum sp. S1BR25-6, a single genomic region encodes these proteins:
- the rad50 gene encoding DNA double-strand break repair ATPase Rad50 encodes MRFDRIRLQNFKPYADTDLDLTDGVTVIHGLNGSGKSSLLEACFFALYGAHALDETLEDVMTTGTEEAEVELWFTHDGASYHIDRRLRKSGDRVQTAKCVLEGPETTVDGSRDVRGFVTDLLRMDAEAFVNCAYVRQGEVNKLINATPAQRQDTIDELLQLGKLEEYRVRAGNARLGVEDVLTERRGGLSKVDSQIEAKEDADLHARLNALETELGEVDAKIQRYEEQREKAASTREDAEDVLETYREKRAELDDLEEDIADLRETVEADERTRESLRSEVGEARDRVEELRARVDDLRSAADLDEATADALAARREKLDAREAETREELTDARQRRTMLSNQAEKLRERAEEFESRAAEKRSRASELDEAAAEAEDELESRRDRLDELEDELDALEGEFADAPAELGEASAHREEIRETLTDVRERLTEANAELENVRDRLEEARDLREAGKCPECGQPVEDSPHVDAIGEYEARIEELEATLSDLRERREALESKADRAEELVEAENRVGELRSSRDLFEERIEDAEAAVEERRTEAESLREAADELDAEAEEKRSAASAQAEAAEDAAETVESLESDLETVAEAEERLDALSDLRSTLEETESEIERFEERRENLADLNDERRERLAEKRERRSSLAEEVDESTVEEARERKENAAEYVEQVDEELSALKEERDELQSDIGGVKGELAQLEELRQDREELAARVDALESLHTEIEELEAMYGDLRADLRQRNVESLERMLNETFDLVYGNDAYSRIRLDGEYELTVFQKDGTALDPEQLSGGERALFNLSLRCAIYRLLAEGIEGAAPMPPLILDEPTVFLDSGHVSRLVDLVDEMRELGVRQIIIVSHDEELVDAADELVTVEKDPTSNRSSVRQEDPAALAAAESLADD; translated from the coding sequence ATGCGCTTCGACCGGATTCGACTGCAGAACTTCAAGCCCTACGCGGACACCGACCTCGACCTGACCGACGGCGTGACCGTCATCCACGGGCTGAACGGCAGCGGGAAGTCCTCGCTGCTCGAAGCGTGCTTCTTCGCGCTGTACGGCGCGCACGCGTTGGACGAGACGTTGGAGGACGTGATGACGACCGGCACCGAGGAGGCCGAAGTCGAGTTGTGGTTCACCCACGACGGCGCGTCCTACCACATCGACCGGCGCCTCCGGAAGTCCGGCGACCGGGTCCAGACCGCGAAATGCGTCCTCGAAGGCCCGGAGACGACCGTCGACGGCTCCCGCGACGTGCGCGGGTTCGTCACCGACCTCCTGCGGATGGACGCCGAGGCGTTCGTCAACTGCGCGTACGTCCGGCAAGGGGAAGTAAACAAACTCATCAACGCGACGCCCGCCCAGCGACAGGACACGATAGACGAACTGCTCCAACTCGGCAAACTGGAGGAGTACCGCGTCCGCGCGGGCAACGCCCGCCTCGGCGTCGAGGACGTGCTGACCGAACGGCGCGGCGGTCTCTCGAAGGTCGACTCACAGATAGAAGCCAAGGAGGACGCGGACCTCCACGCGCGGTTGAACGCCCTGGAGACCGAACTCGGCGAGGTCGACGCGAAGATACAGCGCTACGAGGAACAGCGCGAGAAGGCGGCGTCGACGCGCGAAGACGCCGAGGACGTCCTCGAAACCTACCGCGAGAAGCGCGCGGAACTGGACGACTTGGAGGAGGACATCGCCGACCTGCGCGAAACCGTCGAGGCCGACGAACGGACGCGCGAGTCGCTCCGGAGCGAGGTCGGCGAGGCGCGCGACCGGGTCGAGGAACTCCGCGCTCGCGTCGACGACCTGCGCTCTGCGGCGGACCTCGACGAGGCGACGGCGGACGCCCTCGCCGCTCGGCGCGAGAAACTCGACGCTCGGGAGGCGGAGACGCGCGAGGAACTGACCGACGCGCGCCAGCGCCGAACGATGCTGTCGAACCAGGCCGAGAAGCTCCGCGAACGCGCCGAGGAGTTCGAGTCGCGGGCGGCCGAGAAGCGCTCTCGGGCGAGCGAACTGGACGAGGCCGCCGCGGAGGCCGAAGACGAACTCGAATCGCGCAGGGACCGCCTCGACGAACTGGAGGACGAACTCGACGCCCTCGAAGGGGAGTTCGCGGACGCACCCGCCGAACTCGGCGAGGCGTCGGCGCACCGCGAGGAGATTCGAGAGACGCTGACCGACGTACGCGAGCGACTCACCGAGGCGAACGCCGAACTGGAGAACGTCCGCGACAGACTCGAGGAGGCGCGGGACCTCCGCGAGGCGGGCAAGTGCCCCGAGTGCGGCCAACCCGTCGAGGACTCCCCGCACGTCGACGCCATCGGCGAGTACGAGGCGCGCATCGAGGAGTTGGAGGCGACGCTCTCGGACCTCCGCGAGCGGCGCGAGGCGCTCGAATCGAAGGCCGACCGCGCCGAAGAACTCGTCGAGGCGGAGAACAGGGTCGGCGAACTCCGGAGCAGCCGAGACCTGTTCGAGGAGCGCATCGAGGACGCCGAAGCGGCCGTCGAGGAGCGCCGGACTGAGGCCGAGTCGCTGCGCGAGGCGGCCGACGAACTCGACGCGGAGGCCGAGGAGAAGCGCTCGGCGGCGTCGGCGCAGGCGGAGGCGGCCGAGGACGCAGCGGAGACAGTCGAGTCGCTCGAATCCGACCTGGAGACGGTCGCGGAGGCCGAGGAGCGACTCGACGCGCTGTCGGACCTCCGGTCGACGCTCGAAGAGACGGAGTCGGAAATCGAGCGGTTCGAGGAGCGGCGCGAGAACCTCGCCGACCTGAACGACGAGCGCCGGGAGCGCCTGGCCGAGAAACGGGAGCGTCGCTCCTCGCTCGCCGAGGAGGTCGACGAGTCGACGGTCGAGGAGGCCAGAGAGCGCAAGGAGAACGCGGCGGAGTACGTCGAACAGGTCGATGAGGAGCTGTCGGCTCTGAAAGAAGAGCGCGACGAACTTCAGAGCGACATCGGCGGCGTGAAGGGCGAACTCGCGCAGTTGGAGGAGCTCCGACAGGACCGCGAGGAACTGGCCGCGCGCGTCGACGCGCTCGAATCGCTCCACACGGAAATCGAGGAGTTGGAGGCCATGTACGGCGACCTGCGCGCGGACCTTCGGCAGCGCAACGTCGAGAGCCTCGAACGGATGCTGAACGAGACGTTCGACCTCGTCTACGGCAACGACGCCTACTCGCGCATCCGCCTCGACGGCGAGTACGAACTGACGGTGTTCCAGAAGGACGGCACCGCCCTGGACCCCGAACAGCTCTCGGGCGGCGAGCGGGCGCTGTTCAACCTCTCCTTGCGCTGCGCCATCTATCGCCTCCTCGCGGAGGGCATCGAGGGCGCCGCGCCGATGCCGCCGCTCATCCTCGACGAACCGACCGTCTTCCTCGACTCCGGGCACGTCTCGCGCCTCGTGGACCTCGTCGACGAGATGCGCGAGTTGGGCGTGCGACAGATCATCATCGTCAGCCACGACGAGGAACTGGTCGACGCGGCGGACGAACTCGTGACGGTGGAGAAGGACCCGACGAGCAACCGCTCGTCGGTGCGACAGGAGGACCCGGCGGCCCTCGCCGCCGCGGAGTCGCTGGCCGACGACTGA
- a CDS encoding DUF7346 family protein: MQTVRNGDGKRYLLVKRSGDSSRVRDPATGEERYVENEDVTFEGDSPLETAAAAVSEPVRRLMTAVHDERSLGLLVELADREAASVVELLDAYDLCESDLHGLLGEFRAAGLLEETTVYGERGYAATETTKRAVEELRGGRSAE; the protein is encoded by the coding sequence ATGCAGACGGTCCGCAACGGCGACGGCAAGCGCTACCTGCTCGTCAAACGCTCCGGCGACTCCAGTCGCGTCCGCGACCCGGCGACGGGCGAAGAGCGGTACGTCGAGAACGAGGATGTGACGTTCGAGGGGGACTCCCCGCTCGAAACCGCGGCGGCCGCCGTCTCCGAACCCGTACGGCGACTGATGACGGCCGTCCACGACGAGCGTTCGCTGGGCCTGCTCGTCGAACTGGCCGACCGTGAGGCTGCCTCGGTGGTCGAGTTGCTCGACGCCTACGACCTCTGCGAGTCCGACCTCCACGGCCTCCTCGGGGAGTTCCGCGCGGCCGGCCTCCTCGAGGAGACGACCGTCTACGGCGAACGCGGCTACGCCGCGACGGAGACGACGAAGCGAGCCGTCGAGGAACTCCGCGGCGGACGCTCGGCCGAATAG
- a CDS encoding DUF7331 family protein, protein MTDHANSKRTDRSPAAQSTAGEANGLDDVESYDIEGGVVFYDPQNPLAWVETTRTVTLKEFV, encoded by the coding sequence ATGACCGACCACGCGAACTCGAAGCGGACGGATCGGTCGCCTGCCGCGCAGTCGACGGCGGGCGAAGCGAACGGACTCGACGACGTCGAGTCCTACGACATCGAGGGTGGGGTCGTCTTCTACGACCCGCAGAACCCGCTCGCGTGGGTCGAGACGACTCGAACGGTCACGCTGAAGGAGTTCGTGTAA
- a CDS encoding DNA-directed DNA polymerase → MKQAGLTDGDWGGGGDDADGARPEAEAAHVAGDGSQHVSDVVDSEEIRFPDADGTVELAVTQVDYTVEGNGDQEYPVVHVFGRTRENETEHVRVLGFEPYFYAPTDTLDDDLLDKSVITRTEDGYESIRGEELTKICTRTPRDVGRIRDEFDHYEADILFPNRLLIDKDIQSGICVPARRLDEDGTVQVPHDEVVPIDVDADLRVNTFDIEVDDRSGFPEEGEEPIICLTSHDSYRDEYIAWLYNAPEAGDGVAAPTDLGDYEPLDDDTDVEIRAFDREGEMLDAFVRYIEETDPDVLTGWNFDDFDMPYFLDRLEVVDPTSDYDLDPDRLSRVGEVWRSGWGGPDVKGRVVFDLLYAYKRTQFSELESYRLDAVGELELDVGKERYSGSIGDLWEQDPRRLLEYNVRDVELCVEIDRKQDVVAFWDEVRTFVGCKLEDATTPGDTVDIYVLHKVHGEFALPSKGRQDAEEYEGGAVFDPITGVKENVTVLDLKSLYPMCMVTTNASPETKVDPETYEGDTFRAPNGTHFRKEPDGIIREMVDELLEEREEKKRLRNENDPGSAAYEQFDRQQGAVKVIMNSLYGVLGWDRFRLYDKEMGAAVTATGREVIEFTQRTANELGHSVAYGDTDSVMLELGPNVSKEEAIERSFDVEERINDAYDDFARDELGVDLEGGEEHRFQIEFEKLYRRFFQAGKKKRYAGHIVWKEGKDVDDIDITGFEYKRSDIAQVTKEVQREVIEMIVYGESTDTIKEYVHEVIADFQEGNLPLDEVGIPGGIGKRLDAYDTRTAQVRGSLYANAFLGTNFGRGSKPKRLYLRKVHPSWFRRMEEEEGFDPQRDDLYGQFKRDPDVICFEYEDQLPEAFEVDWETMLEKTLEGPIARIIEALGMSWDEVKSGQQQTGLGSFM, encoded by the coding sequence ATGAAGCAGGCAGGGCTCACGGACGGCGATTGGGGCGGTGGCGGCGACGACGCCGACGGCGCGCGGCCGGAGGCCGAGGCCGCACACGTCGCGGGCGACGGGAGCCAGCACGTCTCGGACGTCGTCGACTCCGAGGAGATACGCTTTCCCGACGCCGACGGCACCGTCGAACTCGCCGTCACGCAGGTGGACTACACCGTCGAGGGGAACGGCGACCAGGAGTACCCGGTCGTCCACGTCTTCGGTCGCACGCGCGAGAACGAGACCGAGCACGTCCGCGTGCTCGGATTCGAGCCCTACTTCTACGCGCCGACCGACACGCTGGACGACGACCTCCTCGACAAGTCGGTCATCACGCGGACGGAGGACGGCTACGAGAGCATCCGCGGCGAGGAACTGACGAAAATCTGCACGCGCACGCCGCGGGACGTGGGCCGGATCCGCGACGAGTTCGACCACTACGAGGCGGACATCCTCTTTCCGAACCGCCTCCTCATCGACAAGGACATCCAGAGCGGCATCTGCGTCCCCGCGCGCCGCCTCGACGAGGACGGCACCGTCCAGGTGCCGCACGACGAAGTCGTCCCCATCGACGTCGACGCCGACCTGCGCGTGAATACCTTCGACATCGAGGTGGACGACCGCTCGGGGTTCCCCGAGGAGGGCGAAGAGCCCATCATCTGTCTCACCTCGCACGACTCCTACCGCGACGAGTACATCGCGTGGCTCTACAACGCCCCGGAGGCCGGCGACGGCGTCGCGGCGCCGACCGACCTCGGCGACTACGAACCGCTGGACGACGACACCGACGTGGAGATTCGCGCGTTCGACCGCGAGGGGGAGATGCTGGACGCGTTCGTCCGGTACATCGAGGAGACGGACCCGGACGTGCTCACCGGCTGGAACTTCGACGACTTCGACATGCCGTACTTCCTCGACCGACTGGAGGTCGTCGACCCCACCTCCGACTACGACCTCGACCCGGACCGCCTCTCCCGCGTCGGCGAGGTGTGGCGGAGCGGATGGGGCGGCCCCGACGTGAAGGGCCGCGTCGTCTTCGACCTGCTGTACGCCTACAAGCGCACGCAGTTCTCCGAGTTGGAGTCCTACCGACTGGACGCCGTCGGCGAACTCGAACTGGACGTGGGGAAGGAGCGCTACTCCGGGAGCATCGGCGACCTGTGGGAGCAGGACCCGAGACGGCTCTTGGAGTACAACGTCCGCGACGTGGAACTCTGCGTCGAGATAGACAGAAAGCAGGACGTCGTCGCCTTCTGGGACGAGGTGCGGACGTTCGTCGGCTGTAAGTTGGAGGACGCGACGACGCCCGGCGACACCGTCGACATCTACGTGCTGCACAAGGTCCACGGCGAGTTCGCCCTGCCGTCGAAGGGGCGACAGGACGCGGAAGAGTACGAGGGCGGCGCCGTCTTCGACCCCATCACGGGCGTCAAGGAGAACGTCACGGTGCTCGACCTGAAGTCGCTGTATCCGATGTGCATGGTGACGACCAACGCGTCGCCGGAGACGAAGGTCGACCCCGAGACGTACGAGGGCGACACGTTCCGCGCGCCCAACGGGACGCACTTCCGGAAGGAACCGGACGGCATCATCCGGGAGATGGTCGACGAACTCCTCGAAGAGCGAGAGGAGAAGAAACGCCTTCGCAACGAGAACGACCCCGGTAGCGCCGCCTACGAGCAGTTCGACCGCCAGCAGGGGGCGGTGAAGGTCATCATGAACTCGCTGTACGGCGTGCTGGGCTGGGACCGCTTCCGCCTGTACGACAAGGAGATGGGCGCCGCCGTCACGGCGACCGGTCGGGAGGTCATCGAGTTCACCCAGCGGACCGCCAACGAACTCGGACACTCCGTTGCATATGGTGACACTGATTCAGTCATGCTCGAACTCGGCCCGAACGTGTCGAAAGAGGAGGCCATCGAGCGCTCGTTCGACGTCGAGGAGCGAATCAACGACGCCTACGACGACTTCGCCCGCGACGAACTCGGCGTCGACCTAGAGGGAGGAGAGGAACACCGCTTCCAGATCGAGTTCGAGAAACTGTATCGGCGGTTCTTCCAGGCGGGCAAGAAGAAGCGCTACGCCGGGCACATCGTCTGGAAGGAGGGCAAGGACGTCGACGACATCGACATCACCGGCTTCGAGTACAAGCGCTCGGACATCGCGCAGGTGACCAAGGAGGTCCAGCGCGAGGTCATCGAGATGATCGTCTACGGGGAGTCCACCGACACCATCAAGGAGTACGTCCACGAGGTCATCGCCGACTTCCAGGAGGGGAACCTCCCGCTGGACGAGGTGGGGATTCCGGGCGGCATCGGCAAGCGACTCGACGCCTACGACACGCGAACCGCGCAGGTCCGCGGGTCGCTGTACGCCAACGCCTTCTTGGGGACGAACTTCGGGCGCGGGTCGAAGCCGAAGCGACTCTACTTGCGGAAAGTCCACCCTTCGTGGTTCCGTCGGATGGAAGAGGAGGAGGGGTTCGACCCCCAGCGAGACGACCTGTACGGGCAGTTCAAACGCGACCCGGACGTCATCTGCTTCGAGTACGAGGACCAACTCCCCGAGGCGTTCGAGGTGGACTGGGAGACGATGCTGGAGAAAACGCTGGAGGGTCCCATCGCCCGCATCATCGAAGCGCTCGGCATGTCGTGGGACGAGGTGAAGTCCGGTCAGCAGCAGACCGGGCTCGGTAGCTTCATGTGA
- a CDS encoding ABC transporter ATP-binding protein, with the protein MATLEIKNLHAKVAEEDGETILRGVNLEVKSGEIHALMGPNGSGKSTTSKVIAGHPAYEVTDGEILLHLEDDEFGDELEIPEDKRTWNLLDLEPNERAALGIFLGFQYPAEIEGVTMTNFLRTALNAKLEEREELFEGDEDEEADDEESGYETSPMEGPADEGEVGVAEFQQLLKEKMELLDMDEKFAQRYLNAGFSGGEKKQNEVLQAAILEPSIAVLDEIDSGLDIDRLQDVSNGINALRDEQGTGILQITHYQRILEYVEPDHVHIMLDGEIAKSGDASLAEQLEDEGYDWVREDVYGTA; encoded by the coding sequence ATGGCTACACTCGAAATCAAGAACCTCCACGCGAAAGTCGCGGAGGAGGACGGTGAAACGATTCTTCGTGGCGTCAACCTGGAAGTCAAATCGGGCGAGATCCACGCGCTGATGGGTCCGAACGGCTCCGGGAAGTCGACCACCTCGAAGGTCATCGCGGGGCACCCCGCCTACGAGGTGACCGACGGCGAGATCCTCCTCCACCTGGAGGACGACGAGTTCGGCGACGAACTCGAGATTCCCGAGGACAAGCGCACGTGGAACCTCCTCGACCTGGAGCCGAACGAGCGCGCGGCGCTCGGCATCTTCCTCGGCTTCCAGTACCCCGCCGAGATCGAGGGCGTCACGATGACGAACTTCCTCCGCACGGCGCTGAACGCCAAACTCGAAGAGCGCGAGGAACTGTTCGAGGGTGACGAAGACGAGGAAGCCGACGACGAGGAGTCCGGCTACGAGACGTCGCCGATGGAAGGCCCCGCCGACGAGGGCGAGGTCGGGGTCGCCGAGTTCCAGCAGCTTCTGAAGGAGAAGATGGAGCTTCTGGACATGGACGAGAAGTTCGCCCAGCGCTACCTCAATGCCGGCTTCTCCGGCGGCGAGAAAAAGCAGAACGAGGTGCTGCAGGCAGCCATCCTCGAACCGTCCATCGCGGTCCTCGACGAGATCGACTCGGGGCTGGACATCGACCGCCTGCAGGACGTCTCGAACGGTATCAACGCCCTCCGCGACGAGCAGGGAACGGGCATCCTTCAGATCACCCACTACCAGCGCATCCTGGAGTACGTCGAACCCGACCACGTCCACATCATGCTCGACGGCGAGATCGCCAAGAGCGGCGACGCCTCGCTCGCAGAGCAGTTGGAGGACGAGGGGTACGACTGGGTCCGCGAGGACGTATACGGGACAGCCTAA
- the sufB gene encoding Fe-S cluster assembly protein SufB, which translates to MSSDQNHLKETDTEARFEFKKEQNSSFQTEKGLTEETVRVISEDKDEPEWMLQRRLRALEQFQKMPMPTDWPGQPDLSEVDVNEIVPYIRPDVETRGSVDDWTDLPDDIKDTFDKLGIPEAEKNALSGVGAQYESEVVYQNMQERWQDKGVVFMNMDQAVQEHEDLVKEYFMTKCVPPSDNKFAALHGAIWSGGSFVYVPEDTTVDMPVQAYFRMNSEGMGQFEHTLIIAEENSEVHYIEGCSAPKYSAFNLHSGGVEVFVGEDAHVQYSTVQNWSKNTYNLNTKRAIVEKNGRMEWISGSMGSKATMLYPATILKGRGASDNHITIAFAGEGQNIDTGAKVYHNAPDTKSTIESKSISKDGGRTNYRGLVHISEGARNSSTAVECDALMFDNESTSDTMPYMEINESSVDVAHEATVGKIGDEDIFYLQSRGLDDDDAKQMIVSGFIEPITEELPIEYAVELNRLVELEMEGSLG; encoded by the coding sequence ATGAGTTCAGATCAAAACCACCTCAAAGAAACCGACACGGAAGCCCGCTTCGAGTTCAAGAAAGAGCAGAACTCGTCGTTCCAGACCGAGAAGGGCCTGACCGAGGAGACCGTCCGCGTCATCTCCGAGGACAAAGACGAGCCCGAGTGGATGCTGCAGCGACGCCTCCGCGCGCTGGAGCAGTTCCAGAAGATGCCGATGCCGACCGACTGGCCCGGCCAGCCCGACCTCTCGGAGGTCGACGTCAACGAAATCGTCCCGTACATCCGCCCCGACGTGGAGACGCGCGGGAGCGTCGACGACTGGACGGACCTGCCGGACGACATCAAGGACACCTTCGACAAACTGGGCATCCCCGAGGCCGAGAAGAACGCGCTCTCGGGCGTCGGCGCCCAGTACGAGTCCGAAGTCGTCTACCAGAACATGCAGGAGCGCTGGCAGGACAAGGGCGTCGTCTTCATGAACATGGACCAGGCGGTCCAGGAACACGAAGACCTCGTCAAGGAGTACTTCATGACGAAGTGCGTCCCCCCGAGCGACAACAAGTTCGCGGCGCTCCACGGCGCCATCTGGTCGGGCGGGTCGTTCGTCTACGTCCCCGAGGACACGACGGTCGACATGCCCGTGCAGGCGTACTTCCGCATGAACTCCGAGGGGATGGGCCAGTTCGAGCACACGCTCATCATCGCCGAGGAGAACTCGGAAGTCCACTACATCGAAGGCTGCTCGGCGCCGAAGTACTCGGCGTTCAACCTCCACTCCGGCGGCGTCGAAGTGTTCGTCGGCGAGGACGCCCACGTGCAGTACTCGACCGTGCAGAACTGGTCGAAGAACACCTACAACCTCAACACCAAGCGCGCCATCGTCGAGAAGAACGGCCGAATGGAGTGGATTTCGGGGTCGATGGGCTCGAAGGCGACGATGCTGTACCCCGCGACCATCCTGAAGGGTCGCGGCGCCTCCGACAACCACATCACCATCGCCTTCGCCGGCGAGGGGCAGAACATCGACACCGGCGCGAAGGTCTACCACAATGCGCCGGACACGAAGTCGACCATCGAGTCCAAGTCCATCTCGAAGGACGGCGGCCGCACGAACTACCGCGGTCTCGTCCACATCTCCGAGGGCGCGCGCAACTCCTCGACGGCCGTGGAGTGCGACGCGCTGATGTTCGACAACGAGTCCACCTCGGACACGATGCCGTACATGGAGATCAACGAGTCCAGCGTCGACGTCGCCCACGAGGCGACCGTCGGTAAGATCGGCGACGAGGACATCTTCTATCTCCAGTCGCGCGGCCTCGACGACGACGACGCCAAGCAGATGATCGTCTCGGGCTTCATCGAGCCCATCACGGAGGAACTGCCCATCGAGTACGCGGTCGAACTCAACCGCCTCGTCGAACTGGAGATGGAGGGTAGCCTCGGGTAA
- the sufD gene encoding Fe-S cluster assembly protein SufD, which translates to MSAQLPASLSEETVREISDGRDEPEWLLETRLSALEALETVDLPDVIQTPGRRWTDLEALDYEELVDPLNQSDKTERVTDEGVHVLPFTEAFGEFGDVLEENFGQTLDPESNYLTALSTALFTTGTFIYVPEGVDAEDVKVRAEMNSKSLFSHTLVVTEDSSSVTILERIESGDSTEGDRYFSNLVEITTGENSYVQYGSLQNLDDDTYHYTLKRGDTGVYGTINWIEGNMGSRLTRSDVETELNGDSSETQIVGAFFGHEDQHLDLNARVWHQAENTTADLVTRGVLDDEARSVYEGVQDVGRDAWNTSSYQRENTLMLSDESEADASPKLIIHNHDTEASHSATVGQVDREDLFYMTSRSVPERTARNMLVEGFFVPVLDEIAVDEFREDLEELISARLR; encoded by the coding sequence ATGAGCGCGCAGCTACCAGCCAGCCTCTCCGAGGAAACGGTCAGAGAGATATCGGACGGACGCGACGAGCCCGAGTGGCTCCTCGAGACCCGTCTGAGCGCGCTCGAAGCGCTCGAGACGGTCGACCTGCCGGACGTCATCCAGACGCCCGGCCGCCGGTGGACGGACCTCGAAGCGCTCGACTACGAGGAACTCGTCGACCCGCTGAACCAGTCCGACAAGACCGAACGCGTCACCGACGAGGGCGTCCACGTCCTCCCGTTCACCGAGGCGTTCGGCGAGTTCGGCGACGTCTTAGAGGAGAACTTCGGACAGACGCTCGACCCCGAATCGAACTACCTCACCGCGCTGTCGACGGCGCTGTTCACCACGGGTACGTTCATCTACGTACCCGAGGGCGTCGACGCCGAGGACGTGAAGGTCCGCGCGGAGATGAACTCGAAGTCGCTGTTCAGCCATACGCTGGTCGTCACCGAGGACTCCTCTTCGGTGACGATTCTCGAACGCATCGAGAGCGGTGACAGTACCGAGGGCGACCGGTACTTCTCGAACCTCGTCGAAATCACGACGGGCGAGAACTCCTACGTCCAGTACGGCTCGCTGCAGAACCTCGACGACGACACGTACCACTACACGCTCAAGCGCGGCGACACCGGCGTGTACGGTACCATCAACTGGATCGAGGGCAACATGGGTTCGCGGCTCACGCGCTCTGACGTCGAGACCGAACTCAACGGCGACTCCTCGGAGACGCAGATCGTCGGCGCGTTCTTCGGTCACGAGGACCAGCACCTCGACCTCAACGCCCGCGTCTGGCACCAGGCGGAGAACACGACCGCCGACCTCGTCACCCGCGGCGTCCTCGACGACGAGGCGCGCTCGGTGTACGAGGGCGTCCAGGACGTCGGCCGCGACGCCTGGAACACCTCCTCGTACCAGCGCGAGAACACGCTGATGCTCTCCGATGAGTCCGAGGCCGACGCCTCGCCGAAGCTCATCATCCACAACCACGACACCGAGGCCTCCCACTCCGCGACGGTGGGACAGGTCGACCGCGAGGACCTCTTCTACATGACCTCGCGGTCGGTGCCGGAACGGACCGCTCGCAACATGCTCGTGGAGGGCTTCTTCGTGCCCGTCCTCGACGAGATAGCGGTCGACGAGTTCCGAGAGGACCTCGAAGAACTCATCTCCGCGCGCCTGCGGTAA